The Setaria viridis chromosome 2, Setaria_viridis_v4.0, whole genome shotgun sequence DNA window ATCTTAATACAGCATAGTCTTCCATCTTTTAGGAAAAAGTGCTAGTACATAGCACAGAAATTGTATTTTCTTGTGGTCTCGTACAACATCAAGGTATGAGTATGACCATACCCTGGGTTATTCAGTAAGTTCAACTTTTTTCGCACCTCTAagcaagaaaaacaagaaatatGTATGTTCTGCCTAGCATGTCGAAAGTCAAACCATTGCTAATCCCACAATGTATTCCTAGGCCCACATGTCCCTAGCAGCTTTTATAGAAATAATCATATGATTGTTGCAGCTTACATGTTCTATGGACAGGTGCCACCCAGAAGAAACAAGAGAAATAGAGCATCCTAGGTGAAGCTCATAGACAAGAGAAAAATGTTAAAGCTTACATTATTGTTCCTCAATCCTAAGGTGACTTTATTATCTGAATGGTAGAGTACTAGAGCGATGCAATCTTCACACTTAGATTTTGTACGGTACAGGATGGCAATGTAGCATAGGAATACTCAAATTCACACAGAGCCCCAAAAAAAACATGGAAGGGATAGATGGTGACTTACACCAAAAGATAGCCGCAAGTGCCGAAGTATAGTCGGCCATGTGGATCAATTCCCAGAACCTCTGCTCCTCGCATAGGACTTGCCATATTTCTAGATCCATCATTCTTCTGTATTAAACATTCAGGACAATACCAATCACCTTCAGGCAATAGATCCTCCACCACCCCCACACATTTTGAATGAAAGGCAGCTGGACAGCCATCACAGCATAACAAATTACCATCCATGCCACAAAGATAACATTCATCACTATTACCATCATCCATTTCATCAGAGCCTTCTGGAGACTGAGAAGAATCCGCTGCACCCTTGGCAGAAGAGGccctcttttttcttcttaaacCAGTGCTTCTGAAGCCCTCATCATTTCCATCCAACTCTGACATCCTTGACCGTATAGCCCCAATCGCCAGAACATCATCAGAGAGTGAATGCAGCAGCTCGAGTTTTACCACTGCAGGCTGCCTGTAGTACTCTGTACTCAACAGCTTTAAATCTGTAAGCTTCATACCATACCTCAATTCCGTGCCCCTGGTTAGCAAGTATTCAGCAAGATAGATTGGCCAAGTTGCTAGGTCTAACAGCTCCCAGTTAAGATTCCTACAAAGACAATATAGTGGGTAACTTGAGAAACATATTTTTCATCACGTAGAGCTCTCTAAGCTTAGGATACAGAGAAGGGCATTTTACCTAATGCAGTGCACTGCCGACGGGTCTCCTTCATTGGCGAAATCTTCCAGGTGGCTCTTGAGAGCTCTCAGCAGAGCGAAATGCACCCAGTCAATCAAAGGATTCGCATGCGTGCAATGCAGCGCAGCCACAAATGTGTCCAGTGGAAATGGGCTCAGGAATAGCTGCCTGCTAAATGACCTTAAGCAGGAGTAGACTTGAAAGACGTCGAGGACAGGGAGGCCACCCAAATCTAAACCCTGCGATGACGGTGGCAGCTCAGGTTTAGGTGGCAGTGCTGGCTTCAGCTTCGGCGGCGGTTTCTTCACCACAGCTTCCTCCAAATCCCTGGAGACAGAGCGATAACGCCCACTTCCATTTGCACGGGGACGCTTCCTCCCAGACTGCTGCGGCGTGGAAGCAGCCGCCGCCTCAGCCTCAGCGGCCTCCGCAGCAgccgccacagccgccgcggcctccatcTCAGCCGCCCGCTCGGCCGCCTTCGCCTGCCGCGCGCTCCGCCGCAGCGGCCTGGACGACGACACGGGCCCGGGGCTGatcctccgcttcttctccgccgccgccgcctccccgctcGCCTCGGCCGGCGTCGCGGGCTCGGTTTCCCCATCCGACGACCCGCCGCCCGCGGGGACCGCCAGCACGACGCCGtcccccggcggcgcggccttGGCCGGGGACGGGGACTCATCAtccccgcgccggcgcttctTCGGGCGCCTCCCCGCGGCGTCCCGCGGCGGTGTCCGCTGCAGCGCCTCCGGCATCGCGGGGCCGACGAGTATCTCGGCCATCTCGTCGGCGTCGACCTCCTCCGAGTCCCCGTCCTCGTAGAGCACGCGGAAGTAGCCCGCGTCGGCGTCGTAGGACTCGACGACGCCGGCGTAGGTCCCGAACCCCGGGAACGCCTTCCTGACCGCCCTCCCCACCAGCGCCTCCatcccgccccgccccgccccgagCGGAATTCCTAGGGTTTGGGGCGCGGGGgggccagcgcggcggcggatcggGCGCGGCAGCCGGGGTACGGGCGGGATCGGCGGGCGATTAGGGCTTGCGGGGGCTGGGAATTTCGGGTTCGCTGGCGTCCgtagagggggaaggggaaggagaaggtggggggagaggaagaggaaggagacgAGAGGCGTGTTATATCTGGCTCGGGCTGCGACTCCTTTCGGTTAGTACTGCGGAGGAGAGAATGGAATGGGACGAGACGAGATGTGCGTGTGCGTCGAGTAGAGAGGGTTTTGGGAGGGAAAATGTTTGGCTCCACCGTGACATGGGAAGTGCCTTCGTTTGATTTGAAATGGAAAATCTGGATGGAGCTCGAGTCCACCGGGGGGTAGTCAGACAGAATTTTGCTATTCTCGTACTGTGGGTAAAGGTGTACTACTTCAGTACACTCGCTTTGTTGCCTAGAACGGTGGTGTTGCTAAACACTTTGCCCTGGGCCAATAGCGTTGCTAACAAACTTCTCCTCTCGTGCAAATTTAACATAGAGAAATGCTAAGTATTTTTCTTATTatcttttttaaagaaaaatatgtaGAAATTGTAAGCACCGTCGTTACACGGAGGAAGTTCGTGGTTACCATGCTTGTCAACTTCTTCATGGCGCCGTCGTTTTCTATGGCGAACGACTTTTTCAGTACGACATTTGTCTTTCTCCGATGAATTTAGAACTTTTATGGTTAGAGTGTTAGGTTTTAAATTTTGTTGGAAGGTCTTTTACAAATATGATCACGAAGGTTATATGGCTTTAGTGTGATGGCTAAAACATTGCTTACCATGATGGTGGTCGATCATCAGTGTGCAAGATTAACCGTTTGGTGACTAGATCAGACTCATCAAGATAAATTATTATATACATGATGGGTCACCAAAGACGAGGAAGAAGGCTGGTATAGAGGAGGCAGAAAGAGGAGTCGATTTAGAGCAGAGGACTTCTAGAGAGCCTTATTGGAGAAGAGAATTTTTGAGGCGATGATGGCGGCAATTGGGAGCACAAAGAGAAAGAACACATGAGTGCATGTGAGGAGGTAGTAAGATGAACCTAGTCGTGAGATAGATAGGGGTTTAGAGTTAAAAATTAGATCCAAATACACTCTAAACTAAAAAGAATTCGAGTCAAAAAAATTTATGCATAACTTTAGTTACAACATAGCTAGATTCAGAACAAATTTAATGTGCAATAAAGAAGACATCATATAAACGTGTACATTAGAGTAGGGTGTGAGCTTATACGTGGATACCAAATCGATGGCAAATGATGATGGAGATTACCGTCGAATGATGACGGGTAGGATGGTTAGCAGAAGTGACGATGGCAATATGATTGTGTTCATGGGATGCGTCTATGGGTATCAATATGGGATGCAATAGTAAGGAAGATAGATATGCATAAGGCAACTCGGGAGCGATGCTTACACAAGTTTTTAAAAAATGGGGTCCAAAATTCATCTATTATGATTATATTTTGAGGATTGCTAGAATCTTTTATGCCAAATAATACATGGATTCAAATCTCTAACCTTTCAATCCATGGCAACATTCGTGATGAACAcctcctgctccatctccaGTAGTTGTATATTTTCGATAGGGGAGGAGATGGACGCCTCAAGCCCTTTAAAGCAACTCTAGCAAAGTCCTTACTTGAACCCTTACTCAAAAAGTAGGAactgagagaaaaaaaaaacgcacTCTAGCAGGACCCAGGATCTCTATTCTAGGGAGGACCCTGCTTCCCCCTTCAGCCCCTTCTCCCACGGGTGGAGGGAGAACCCTCTACTTTTCTATTTCGTTCGTTTCTCCTAGCGCGCTTGCATGGACTGCTCCTCTTCCGCCAGCTACCACCTCGAGCAAGGGCACTGGCACAAATCGAGCAAGGGCACCGACGGTACCTCGAGCAAGGGCGGGCCTGAGCTTGTAGCGGCGCTGGCTCAACGGATGCAGAGCCGGAGTGAGGGCAGGCCCGGCCCTGGGGGGGTTCGAGCAGTGCGGTCGCCCTGGGCCCAAAAAACGGAGGGCCCATCCCCATGTATACATACGTATAGGGTATTGAGCTCCTGCTTTCTTACCTGcgtggttcagacttcagacgtTCAGTTAATCAGTTGGGCTAGGCCCATAGGCTGACGAGCACAAACAGCAGGCCAACAGCTAAATCCATGAAGGCACGAACTGACGAACGGATCGATCATGAATCATCGATGACTGTTCGCATGCTGCCGAAACCCTAACGCCTGAGTCTTGACGCGACGCCTGACGGCAGACTAGCGAGTGGCGACTCCTCATCTCCTCTGCAGCTCCGCGCGTGCCTCCGCCGAAACCCTGAGTCCTTGACGCGGTGAGTGCTGCCGCCGGTGACGCTGACGGGCGACGGCCTGGCTGTGCGGTGCCTGTATGCATGTATCATTGTATGCCTGTATCCTTGTCCGCTCCCTCTGCCTGATCCTGTGATCTCCAGGAACTCGCCTCCGACCGTCCGACGCCGACAAACACGGAAACACCATAGGCAGCCACCGAGCCACGGCCAGAAGTAAAATAGGTAACACAAATTTGCCGATATTCGAAGTTCAAAACTCATTGTAACTTATATAATTTACTAATAATTTGATTAAGTCGATCCCATCTAATAACTCGCCCCCTTATAGAAATTGTTGGATCAGATCGATATTGATGCCATCATCAATGACTTCGCATTTAGAAATGTTAGAAGAAAATTTTGATGTAATATAAATTGCTTGATATGAATATTAGTTTTGGACACATGATTTAAATGTTTTATTATAATTATTACTGCCTTTACTACTTTTATTAGTATAGGTCCCTCTTTTACTTTCGCTCCAGGTCACAAAAGTCTCAGGACCGGACCTGGGTGAGGGACAAGGAGCGGTGGCGTCGTGAGCTCGAGCGccaccgcaccggccgccgtTAGGGTTGCCGCCGTGCTCCTGCTCCGCGCCACCGCGCGTGCTAGGGCCTGCTCCttgcgccgccgcgcgggctGTCGTGTGAGAGCTGCAGCGCTGCCATGGCCGTGGCCTAGGCTTGGAGCACGAGAAGGTGGACGGGGATGGCGAGAGCCGACGGGCTCAAGTGGTGGTTGGGGGCGAGAGGAAGATGGTCGGGAAGGCAGGGAGAGAATAGTGCGGTGAAGAGAGAGTAGAGAGAAGAAGACGGGAGGGGATAAAAGAGTTGGCTCACTTACAGGAGGGGCCCATATGTCATGAAAGTAGGGGCCGTAAAGTAAGGACTGTTGTTGGGGTTGTGTATTAAAGTCCCAGAAAGTTGGGGTAGCCCCACTCAATAAAGTAGGGACTTGAAGTAGGGgttattgctggagttgctcatCGACTGTTGGATTTTTGATGTGTATACAGTATACGAGAGAGAAGCACATCCTAGTCAATTTTGTTATGCGTCTACTTATGTCCATCTTCGATGAACTCATGCGAACTCCATGAATTTTGTTAGCTAGACCGAATACCTAGGGTTTAAATCCAAGTTATGGTTTGAGGCACGTAGCTATTGGTCTTACAAAAACCCAGGAAAGGTTAAGAAACATATGGGCGGCAACATTGCCGAATTTACGCATTTTGAATTTCTTGAAATTATGTTGCGTTAGACCGAGCTGTTCGGTGCCTGGTAGGCGAATAGGACCAACTTATGTGTCAAGATTCGAGTTTACCACAGTACTAAACACGGTCCATTAGGTAGATGTTTCTTAGGTATTGGTTCGTGTAGTAAGTTCAGTAGCCGTTGCAAATTCCAAAGCAGTAGGCCAGGTCACACGGACGATGGCGCTCTGTTCACTCCCGCCACCTCTCTAGTTTCCCCGCCAAGGGCGAGCTGTGCTCAAAGTTGCGGCGCCGTGCCGATATGCTCTCATCTTGGAAGCTCCTGTGGAGAATTAAAAAGACATACCACCTTGTTTGGAGATAAGGTCACGATTCAACAATTCATATCAATAGAGTCGAACACGAAGGATTGTACAGTAGGATTTACCTTGTCTAAACATCCGGCCATCAAAGCTTCGGAGTTCGCACCTTTGGTTGATCTGACTGGTATAACACCTGGTTTCCTAACAGTTCAGAGTTCGAGTACCACGAGCTGCCTTCGACCTGAACATAACAGGTCCTGATCCCATGAGCCAATCGGTGACATTTCTCAATAATAACCCATGAATCTGACAGAAACTACTCTGAAAGGTGGCCCTGCCCTGGACCGACAACTGAAACAACAGGATGCAATCGCAGGATAATAATCACCATTTTTCCACAATTAACAACAGCATCCATCTATCCAATCATGAACAAAGAAACATGTACAAGAACATCCATCAGGTGAACGCCCATATGAACATCAATATTTGCTTGCCATTACCACGATATCCCACTGATATAGGGTCAGATTGTCCTAAAGCCCTATAACTCGCACAAGAAACGGGATGATAGACCAAGTTCTACTTACATATGTACCTATATAAATTAGCCTCCTCGGCATCCGGCGAGCTGCTTCGAGCCTCTTAAAAAAGCACACAGCACCAGACGCCCAGGGCTCAGCACAAGACGTAGCGCACCCATAAACAATTGGCTGATGAGCCCAGCGTCACTTCACATGGGAGTCGTAGATGTCAAGGACCGATTCTGGGATGACGGTGGGCAACTTGTCTATGTACATGAAGAGTCGCCTCAGGTTCTCTCTTCGGACCGTCGCCATGTCGACGATGTCCCTGTCATCCGTGTATATCCACAGGTCAGCAGAGTTTACCCTCTTGAGGCTGTCACGGCAGAATGGACAGGACTGAGACCTTGACCTCCTGTAGCAATATCATAACATGCTTAGAACAATAGAGCTTATATATATAGTCGAAGAAGAAGTTCACTGGAAGAATCTGAAAGATATATTTGTAGGCTAGATAGTGATGGTCAGATTGACACTAACAAAACCACATACTACTTCTGCATTGACACGTTAATAACACACAAAGAATGGCAATAGTCCTTATTTGGCTTGATGCAACATCATGGGCCTATTTGGTTAGTACTATATTTGCCACACCAAAATTTAGTCCAAAAAAATCAATGGGAGAATCAGAAAGATATCGAACTTTGTAGGCTAGATAGTGATGGTCAGATTGACTCTAACAAACCACATGCTAATTCTTCACTGAAATGTTAATAGCACACACAAAGAATGACCATTGCCCGTATTTGGCTTCATGGAACATTTCCAACAAAAGGGCACTTTCAGCAGGCATACAGATGAATGCTGATCAGGGAACAAAAATTATCTTTCCTATCCAATTGCTAATGCTATAAGCTGATAGCCAAGTTCATAGCCAGAAGGCCTTTTGCCCTTCACATAAATTTATTTAGGTTTTGTCTTGTTTCTGAATAATGAAAATCCTACATCCAAACAAAAGCAGGAGATGACATGACATGTTCTAACTTGCAAGCAAACAAGCTGAACGGATATCTCATGGAAAACACTCCAGAATCACCAAAACATAAGAACACAATCGGACAAATATAGAGTAGTGGAAAGAAATTTAGCGTCACTTAAGTCTTTTGTGTCCTTAAATTAAGGACTAACCAAGAGAAGTCCAACACACATGGGTCGTGGCCTCCTGTAGAACATCACCACACGATGTTGTTCCAAACTTGCTCCCTATCTAGCTAAAAATAAATTGCTCGCTATCTATCTCTTGGTTGCCTTGAGCTTTATTAATACCAGTATTGTCATTTTATTTCTTGTAAGCTACATCAGCGGATTATAATTCAAGTCTACAGCACTCATTCCTGATTTCTGGTCTTGTGGCAATGAAAAAGAATTTACAAAAAAGTAGGGGATGAAGTGAACAGTAAGGTTTCTAGTTCTtcctcaaaagtcaaaactcTACCTCTGCTTCGTAAACCATAGGATCATAATCATTACATGCAGCGCTACTAAACATCAAAGAGCAAGAATGGCGGCTGATATTAAGTGGCTGTAAAAGAGATCTGCAGCAGGTTTTTTTCCAGTACAGTTTGTTGCCCAGCTAATCTCATGTGAAGACAAAACAACAGCTTATGGAACACAGCAGCATAAGGAAGGTCTCGGCAGCTAGCAAAGCAAAGTCACAGTAGACCAGACCCTGTAGCTATCTACCAAAAGTAGCCAGATAAACAAAATGGTACTTCTTTTCTGTTTGATACCAACAAATTCATATGTTGATGACACATCCAGCTTATATACATGTATCCAAGCATTATTGCATTACAATAGTAATTTTTTTCCCACATAAAGAAGGCATGGCATTTCATAAGCAGGCAAAAGCACTTAATCATCACAAGAACAGAATAACTAAAAGTATTCCAAAAAGACTTTAGAAATGGGAGTGAAAATTTGTACCAGTCACGATAGCATTTAATGCACATAGCATGGCTACAAGTTGGAAGAACAACTTTGGTGTTTGTCTCCATACATATGCCACATTCCTCCTCTATATTATCGTCAATCTCTGATATCACCATTTTCGGATCCTCATCTCGTTTTCTATACCTCTCTATACATATTGCTTTCTGTTTCTTATCCTCCACTTCATTGATTCCTTCATGTAGTTGCATCAAAGAAGGAAATATGACAGCTGCCAAAACCAACGAGACCTAATGAACAAGCAATTAAAGATAATAATGGTGCAAAGCAAATGTTGTTCAAAAGATTCTGAAAGACATGCACTATACCATAAAATTCCCTGATGCTTGCTTTTCTTTcatgagtagacatggtggttgTCCCATCAGCATAAACCTGaatatttaatataattttttaatttgAACCTAAGTACTAACTTGCCATAAAAAATGGGCAGAAACTTGATTCTAAGAGAGAAGTGTTGGCCAACCTTATAAATTAGAATCCTCAACAGCCCAAGTGCACCAGCAAGGCTGCAATCTGTCCACTgcacaagaaaaaggaaaaagtggGCAGCAGGGCAATATGCCATCCTCATCTGAAGGCAGGCGCCATCATATTCCCTCCGAAATTCAGAAGCACTGCATTTTTACAAACAAAATAATTAGCAATGAATCCTCTGAAAGGTACTAAAGTCATGGGTAAACCTAAATCATGACTTGCCCGACCAACTAATGTGCTCGCACAAATAGGGtgggaaataaatcatgaccaAAGTTCAATTCACGATTGAATGTTTGCCCTAATGGTATCTTGCATACTTATGCCCTGGTGGACAAGAAATTCCATCCAAAATCCCAAAGTGCTTCAGAAAATAATGATGGCGATAGTGAAGAGCCACCACATTTCCACTCAAGCGGAAGTGCATGGCACATCAACAAGTAATTTCATTATGGCAATTCCCAATGGTACAGGTTAATTTTCGAAGGCCTAAAGATAAACTGGCCAACTGCCAGAACCGCATCACACACCAGCAAGAGAAATTCCATGATGGCAACTCAAAAATGCTACAGCCGTGCATCACTGATAAAGGAGATTAGGCCAAAACGTAGCAGATTTTCTGACTGGTGTCAGCGTGAGGAGCTACCGACAGAAAACTCAAGTTGTCCACGCATTACTAATTATACCCCAACCATAACTAAAGTGGTACACGTACCTAGCATCAAAGTCGAAACATTCACCAAAGGGGATCTCGTTCCAAGTGTCACAATCAACAACAAGTCATATCTAATCTACCTATTATGACTGGGACCAATGAACCAAAGTGTCTAGCTGCATCTCATGGTCTAATTTCTAACCCATTCCACTCAAGACCTCAATTAACACAGTAATTTTGTTCTAAAAAGGTAACACGGCAATTCTGTTCCCCCCCAAAAAAATAGCACAACAATTTTTGGTAAGATACTAGTACCAACACGCCCAGTATCCCAGCTCAACACACTTGGGAACAGGAACAGGCCAAACGATATTAATTGATGATCTCTCAGCTGGAGCTGAACCGTGGAGACCAAGGTCAAAATTCAAAAAAGGCGAGGCATGAGGTGAGCTGACTACTCACAGCGAGTTGGCGTGCTGGATGTCGGCCTCGAGCACCTTGAGCGAGTCCCTGAACGACCTGCCCATGGACACAGCAGCCTCCGGGAAGCACACCAActccaccaccgcgccgccgcgaccATCCAAATCCCGACTTCCTCCCCCTGCTGTCGCCGCCCAAAACctcacccaaaccctagccgcctccgctcctcccGATCCGCGCGGCGGAGCGCCCCCACCCAAAAAAACCCCCAATCGCTCGCTCCGCGGGCTCGCGCTTCGATAAACGGCACGGCTGAAGTGGCGGTGGTTAGCGGCGAGGCCATTTAAAAGCTCACGCCCTCTCGCTTTCATCCCCCCCGGGGTGCCTTGCGTGCACGGGAGGGAGCGCGGGGGAGCTGAACAGTGACGGCGTGGCGACGGGTTACGCGGACCCACCTGTCGGTGGGATTCAGTAAAGCGGAGCGGGCTCACGGAAGGTTGCCACGTACGTTTCTGGAAGGTGCGGTGTGGTCGCTAGCCATATCCGTTTTGGTTTCGTCCCCACCCGGctagggccttgtttacttggcaaaactgggaggtgccaaattactgtagcacactgtagcgtttcgtttgtatttgtgaattattatccaaatattgactaattaggctcaaaagattcgtctcgcaaagtacaacaaaactgtgcaattagtttttaatttcgtctacatttagtactccatgcatgtaccgcaagtttgatgtgatggggaatcttttgcatggtgtcaaagttgggagttgggtgTGAAGTAACAAGGGTAGGAGTCTTTATACGAGCCAGGTACACGTAATCACGCTGTACGGTACAATTTGTAAGATAATCAGGTGGTGTTACTGCACAAATGACTAGGCCAGCCACTGTAGCTGATAGGATGTATGCTTTCCTCTTGCATGTTTTGGTATTTTCTGGGATGATAAAACGTAATGGTTGCAGCGTTATCCTCCATCTCGAGATGGTTAGTTCAAAAATTGTGATTCAGATAACCACCGCTAGATGATCCTTACGCAACATATCTGTTGATTACTGAATGCATGACGAACATGATCGGATGATTATTTTCCAGTGGAGTTGCCTGAGTGCGTGTAAAAGGAGATAATGTGAAATACAAGTAAAGTGGCATGCTTTTGCCCCCTGCCTTCTCAGCACGAAGCATGATGCAATCACGAGAGCTGTCTGCTTCTATCAGTGAAACTCAAAACCCTCCATTTGTCTTTCAACCACCCGGCTCAATTGTCAGCTGAACAGATTACCAAACAATACTACATGATAACATATGAACCGTCAATTCAGATAACAAAATGTATTCCACTGTTCAACGCCTGTCTTCCAAAATGGGGTCAGGTGAAAACAGACTATCGTGTACATAGCGTTCTGATCAATAGTTCCATACGGTTTTCACCAAGATCTATATCAAGATCACAACAATATTTTGAGCTCAACAAGATAGGATACTTCAATAGTTCAATATCAGGCTTTTAAATCAGCCTTCGGGCTTCTTCTATCTAGATTCTGCCTCTTTTATTGCACGGATAAGATGGGTGATGCGGTACTGGAGCTTCTCGTTCTCAATGATTAGCTTCTTGTTCTACAAAGTTCATGAGACAAGGTGTGGATATATAGTTAAATGTCAACAGTTGTATGACGGCGACAGGTTCGAGCAAAGTGATTGATTACCTTCTCTTTTTCAGTCAGGCACTCTGCACTAACCGCGTCTAGTTTTGACTGAAGATCTTTCATTGCAGAAGAACTTGCCTCAGATCCACTGTTCGGACCAGCTAGTAAATCATGTAAAGATGGAATTAGGCACCTACTCTTATCGATCATCAACAAGAACACGCCTGAACAGCAAAACCATATCAAATTACCTTGGTTGTACAGCAAGGCTTCCAGCTTTGCTATGCGTAACTGTGACAGTAAAGGAAATAACCATAAAATTAGGGAAGATAACAATGAGACAACCACCAGTAGAAATTAAGCATTCGTGTAACCACTCTGACCGAGCATGATAAGATTGTCACAGGCTTCCACGTGGCTGGTCAATGCATCACATCACGACGACTTTTGATAAAGAAACATAAGAGACAGCAACCCAAGAAGTACATCTTAGACCAGCAGTTATCCACAGACCATAGCCAGCCAGGTAGCCGGGTAGGTGATATTGCAATTGAAGAACAAATGGTCCATGGTATGGTAGCCCCTAGCCTGGTAGGTAATACTGCAGTATACGAGCATGCTTTGCTAGTTACTAAGTTAGGCGCTTGTGTTGGCAGTACGGGTGGAAGATATTCAAAGCAGTAGTACATTATAAGGGACCAAAGGTTTTTTTTAGGGCAAAAACAAGCAAACAAGAACGCAGAGGTCTACAGCCAGTCCAAAAAAGTTCAAATCCATGTTACATGACGGCATTACATCTTCTCCCGCTCCTGAGGCCACACCTAACACAGTCATAGATTTGTGCTGGAAAATCAAGCGATTTTTCTCTTTCCAAGCATTCTAAATCAGGCAGATAGCAAGGAAGTGACCAATATTATTAAGTTTCTAGACCATCTGACTTCTCCACAGTCCACAACTAGAAGCCTGTGGTCACAAGTCACATTCTCTCTCTTGTAGGTTGAAGCAGATTAAGAGCTAACGCTATGCCTCGGAATATTGTTCTCTGTTTGCCCAGATAGCCATAATTCATGGCATTATAAACGATAATCAGCTACTAGGCAGTAGGCACTACAAATCTATGCAATGACATCAGAATGGAATCTGGAACTTCTTAAGCATCTATTTGGGTTCACGTATCTAAAAACTCCATCTACGGTCTGATGGATTAGAATCTAAAAATACATCTAAAAAGCTGCATAGGTATTTTGCTCACAATTCCACACCAATTTGTTTTATTTGCTCCAAAGTACTCCCAGGTCCTAGCAGATAAACCCTTTCCAACAACTTCCTTACTCCGTAATTCATGAATAAAAGGTGGCATCCCGCAACACCAGTGAGCAGTTGTTCCGAAACCTAACCCGCAACCGCCTAGGGACATCAGAGGAACTACCAGATTGCTATCGATTAAAGATAGCCTAACAGAAACCACCGGGAACCAGAGGTTGTCAGGAGCTAGGAGACAAGCGAGCGAACCTCAGCCTCGGAAG harbors:
- the LOC117845880 gene encoding E3 ubiquitin-protein ligase AIRP2, encoding MKARGRELLNGLAANHRHFSRAVYRSASPRSERLGVFLGGGAPPRGSGGAEAARVWVRFWAATAGGGSRDLDGRGGAVVELVCFPEAAVSMGRSFRDSLKVLEADIQHANSLASEFRREYDGACLQMRMAYCPAAHFFLFLVQWTDCSLAGALGLLRILIYKVYADGTTTMSTHERKASIREFYAVIFPSLMQLHEGINEVEDKKQKAICIERYRKRDEDPKMVISEIDDNIEEECGICMETNTKVVLPTCSHAMCIKCYRDWRSRSQSCPFCRDSLKRVNSADLWIYTDDRDIVDMATVRRENLRRLFMYIDKLPTVIPESVLDIYDSHVK
- the LOC117842228 gene encoding uncharacterized protein encodes the protein MAADDGRATAALDEALKPFQERASEAELRIAKLEALLYNQAGPNSGSEASSSAMKDLQSKLDAVSAECLTEKEKNKKLIIENEKLQYRITHLIRAIKEAESR